One Mytilus trossulus isolate FHL-02 chromosome 5, PNRI_Mtr1.1.1.hap1, whole genome shotgun sequence DNA segment encodes these proteins:
- the LOC134718549 gene encoding zinc finger protein ZFP2-like — translation MSLDESTTMSVVKQEYVSFGGDQQDSVCSLLKACDNKPSKVKNYDCHSKIKVGNAEVSIKTEQINDNIQHEAKNFKHENKAQEFKQENEEETFNYEYEAEKFKHENLNTRNNEDTYDKDGLETYEEYRNDESYHEDDDESNSGSDVSDQYSKENDSNMSKSKYQCNICLRRFGNRSYLEQHQASHTGEKKHICKYCNKGFSSQYSIPAHMSRHHPEEGLSRYACDKCDKTYYYQFQLSRHAKTHLGLKPFQCKLCAKSFSLSTRLKQHMIQHTGEGMFSCEFCQKTYGSNQALQSHLNTHTHNTEYKCEICNAIFYVRGNLTKHKSTHSEDRPWKCYICGKGFKQSSSMYTHLETHKPKEERKPKRVITKDFKCNICHKEYSCQSALLTHEKNHNGELYRCGECPKVFVQQIALDIHMRRHTGDMTHNCEVCGRGFGCNDYLKRHMRIHTGEKPYSCDVCGQCFTQSAARNRHKRIHTGEKPYKCDVCDRAYVDKHSMLKHARIHLENVDLKTFKCEICEKGFTTRFGLNCHLKSVHDGTKDQKCEICGKTFALEGYLSVHMKSHNKENKTRKRKRSEKDIFKNMD, via the coding sequence ATGTCTTTAGATGAAAGTACCACGATGTCTGTTGTAAAACAAGAGTATGTTAGTTTCGGGGGAGACCAGCAGGATAGCGTATGCAGTCTTTTAAAAGCTTGTGACAACAAACCGTCGAAAGTGAAAAACTATGACTGTCACAGCAAGATTAAAGTTGGTAACGCTGAAGTCTCGATAAAGACCGAACAAATCAATGACAATATCCAACACGAAGCAAAgaattttaaacatgaaaacaaGGCACAggaattcaaacaagaaaacgaGGAAGAGACATTCAATTATGAATACGAGGCGGAGaaattcaaacatgaaaaccTGAATACACGAAATAATGAGGATACTTATGACAAAGACGGACTAGAAACGTACGAGGAGTATCGAAACGATGAAAGTTACCATGAGGATGACGACGAAAGTAATTCCGGAAGTGACGTATCCGATCAGTATTCGAAGGAAAATGACTCCAACATGTCTAAGTCTAAGTATCAATGCAATATTTGTTTACGACGATTTGGAAACAGAAGCTATTTGGAACAACATCAAGCCTCCCACACTGGCGAAAAGAAGCATATCTGTAAATATTGCAATAAAGGATTTAGCTCACAATACAGTATTCCGGCACACATGAGCCGACACCATCCCGAAGAAGGACTATCTAGATATGCGTGTGATAAATGTGATAAGACATACTATTATCAATTTCAGTTATCAAGACATGCTAAAACTCACCTTGGACTGAAGCCTTTTCAGTGTAAACTTTGTGCAAAAAGCTTTAGTCTTTCCACAAGGTTAAAACAACACATGATTCAACACACGGGTGAAGGAATGTTTTCATGcgaattttgtcaaaaaacttATGGAAGCAACCAGGCATTACAATCTCATTTGAATACTCATACCCATAACACTGAATACAAATGCGAAATCTGCAATGCAATTTTCTATGTGCGTGGGAATCTGACGAAGCACAAATCAACTCATTCTGAAGACCGACCATGGAAGTGTTACATATGCGGTAAAGGGTTTAAACAAAGTTCCAGCATGTATACACATTTGGAAACGCATAAACCAAAGGAGGAGAGAAAACCAAAAAGGGTTATTACAAAAGATTTCAAATGTAACATTTGTCATAAAGAATACTCTTGTCAGTCCGCTTTACTAACCCACGAGAAAAACCATAATGGCGAATTATACCGATGTGGTGAGTGTCCAAAAGTGTTTGTACAACAAATTGCTTTAGATATCCACATGAGACGACACACTGGTGATATGACACATAATTGTGAAGTATGTGGGCGGGGCTTTGGTTGTAATGACTACTTGAAACGTCATATGAGAATTCACACTGGAGAGAAACCCTACAGTTGTGACGTATGTGGTCAATGTTTTACCCAATCAGCAGCAAGAAACAGACACAAACGGATACACACGGGTGAGAAACCGTATAAGTGTGACGTATGTGATCGTGCGTACGTCGACAAACATTCTATGTTGAAACATGCCAGAATACACTTGGAAAATGTGGatctaaaaacttttaaatgtgAAATCTGCGAAAAAGGATTTACTACAAGATTTGGTTTGAATTGTCATTTGAAATCTGTACACGACGGGACCAAAGACCAGAAATGCGAAATTTGTGGAAAAACATTTGCACTAGAAGGTTATCTTAGTGTTCACATGAAATCACACAACAAGGAAAACAAAACAAGGAAAAGGAAACGAAGTGAAAAGGATATATTTAAGAATATGGACTAA